The following are from one region of the Arcobacter arenosus genome:
- the mmuM gene encoding homocysteine S-methyltransferase → MNIFKELLEKQKAIILDGALGTQVQKNGYDVNDSLWSAKFLDENPEVIKEVHRQYLEAGADCIITSSYQASIEGFLEKGFSEEKAVDLIKLSINIAKEERDIFWANLEDKNKRIKPLVAASIGPYGAYLADGSEYTGDYGIGDEELKQFHKKRLEIILETSPDLLAIETIPILKEVKIICELLKELKKIPTWVTFSAKNESTTNGGDDIKECMKFLENQDCVSAVGINCTAPQYIPKLIENIKSVSSKPIVVYPNGGSKYNPILKVWEKGEISALEYSKLSLLWFQKGAKIIGGCCETSPEEILNIRERLL, encoded by the coding sequence ATGAACATATTTAAAGAACTTTTAGAAAAACAAAAAGCAATAATACTTGATGGAGCTTTAGGTACTCAAGTTCAGAAAAACGGTTATGATGTAAATGATTCATTGTGGTCTGCAAAGTTTTTAGATGAAAATCCAGAGGTTATAAAAGAGGTACATAGACAATACTTAGAAGCAGGAGCAGACTGTATAATTACCTCTTCATATCAAGCAAGTATTGAAGGTTTTTTAGAAAAAGGTTTTAGTGAAGAAAAAGCTGTTGATCTTATAAAACTTTCAATCAATATTGCAAAAGAGGAAAGGGATATCTTCTGGGCAAACTTAGAAGATAAAAATAAAAGAATAAAACCACTTGTAGCAGCTTCAATTGGACCATATGGAGCCTATTTAGCCGACGGTTCTGAGTATACTGGAGATTATGGGATAGGTGATGAAGAACTAAAACAATTTCATAAAAAGAGGTTGGAAATTATACTTGAAACTTCACCTGATTTACTTGCAATTGAAACTATTCCTATATTAAAAGAGGTAAAAATAATTTGTGAACTTTTAAAGGAATTGAAAAAAATACCAACGTGGGTTACCTTTAGTGCAAAAAACGAAAGTACTACAAATGGAGGTGATGATATAAAAGAGTGTATGAAATTTTTAGAAAATCAAGATTGTGTAAGTGCTGTTGGAATAAACTGCACAGCCCCTCAATATATTCCAAAACTTATTGAAAATATAAAATCAGTTAGTTCTAAACCAATAGTAGTTTATCCAAATGGAGGCTCTAAATATAATCCTATACTAAAGGTGTGGGAAAAAGGTGAGATAAGTGCACTTGAGTATTCAAAACTTTCTCTTTTGTGGTTTCAAAAAGGAGCTAAAATAATAGGTG